Proteins co-encoded in one Arachis hypogaea cultivar Tifrunner chromosome 13, arahy.Tifrunner.gnm2.J5K5, whole genome shotgun sequence genomic window:
- the LOC140177677 gene encoding alpha-L-arabinofuranosidase 2-like, with protein MHVINWVKFKSQIDTKQFEKVLRYIRSGIESNATLESNVAKGSPSSKWGSVRPSMGHPEPFDFKFVAVGNENYFPHHEVQYQEKYFKFYNAIKRAYPEIRIISNCDGSKMPLSHPADLFDFHDQLCLLALMHVFVSEYAVTNDGARNGTLLAALAEAAFLD; from the exons ATGCATGTAATTAATTGGGTGAAATTCAAATCTCAGATTGACACAAAGCAATTTGAGAAAGTGCTTAGGTACATAAGATCTGGAATTGAAAGCAATGCCACCCTTGAAAGTAATGTAG CTAAAGGTTCTCCCTCTTCAAAGTGGGGATCTGTTAGACCTTCTATGGGACATCCTGAACCATTCGATTTCAAATTTGTTGCTGTTGGAAATGAAAATTATTTTCCTCATCATGAAGTGCAGTATCAAG AAAAGTACTTTAAGTTCTATAATGCTATAAAACGTGCTTATCCAGAGATTCGGATTATCTCAAATTGTGATGGTTCTAAAATGCCATTAAGTCACCCTGCTGATCTCTTTGATTTCCAT GATCAACTTTGTCTATTGGCTTTAATgcatgtgtttgttagtgaatatGCTGTTACGAATGATGGTGCAAGAAATGGAACCCTTTTGGCTGCATTGGCTGAAGCTGCATTCCTTGATTAG